A genomic stretch from Kribbella jejuensis includes:
- the sigJ gene encoding RNA polymerase sigma factor SigJ yields the protein MGDELWFAEQFEARRPRLRAVAYRMLGSLSDADDALQEAWIRTTRSDGAAIESIDGWLVTLVGRVCIDMLRARRARPEQPTGTWLPEPVVSVDGSLDPEHATLVADSVGLALLVVMESLDPAERLAFVLHDMFGVPFDEIAPIVDRSPVAARQLASRARRRLRGTSTMPDVDVPTQRRVVDAFLTAARAGDFDGLLQVLDPDVVFRVDAGSRPGLAPALLTGAADVAEHTAGVGPRFATLCEPALVNGAAGIIARSGSAVVAVVGLTVVAHRITEIDLVLDPDKLAGVTISQ from the coding sequence ATGGGCGACGAACTGTGGTTCGCCGAGCAGTTCGAGGCGCGCCGGCCGCGGTTACGAGCGGTCGCGTACCGGATGCTCGGTTCGCTCAGCGACGCCGACGACGCGCTCCAGGAGGCCTGGATCCGGACGACCCGCTCCGACGGCGCCGCGATCGAAAGCATCGACGGCTGGCTGGTCACGCTGGTCGGCCGGGTATGCATCGACATGTTGCGCGCGCGGCGGGCGCGGCCGGAGCAGCCGACCGGTACGTGGCTGCCCGAGCCGGTCGTCAGCGTCGACGGGAGCCTCGACCCGGAGCACGCCACGCTGGTGGCGGATTCCGTCGGGCTCGCGCTGCTCGTGGTGATGGAGAGCCTGGATCCGGCGGAGCGCCTCGCGTTCGTCCTGCACGACATGTTCGGCGTCCCGTTCGACGAGATCGCACCGATCGTGGACCGTTCACCGGTGGCCGCCCGTCAGCTCGCCAGCCGGGCGCGGCGCCGGCTGCGCGGTACGTCGACGATGCCGGATGTCGACGTACCGACGCAGCGCCGGGTCGTCGACGCGTTCCTGACCGCAGCCCGGGCGGGCGATTTCGACGGTCTCCTGCAGGTACTCGACCCGGATGTCGTCTTCCGGGTCGACGCCGGCTCCCGCCCAGGTCTGGCTCCGGCCCTGCTCACCGGCGCTGCCGACGTCGCCGAGCACACCGCCGGAGTCGGCCCCCGCTTCGCCACTCTCTGCGAACCGGCACTCGTCAACGGCGCCGCGGGCATCATCGCCCGCTCCGGCTCGGCCGTGGTCGCGGTGGTCGGCCTCACCGTCGTCGCCCACCGAATCACCGAGATCGACCTGGTCCTCGACCCGGACAAACTGGCCGGAGTCACGATCAGCCAGTGA